In a single window of the Bubalus kerabau isolate K-KA32 ecotype Philippines breed swamp buffalo chromosome 18, PCC_UOA_SB_1v2, whole genome shotgun sequence genome:
- the PTGER4 gene encoding prostaglandin E2 receptor EP4 subtype produces the protein MTAPGTNASSSQASNPLNSPVTIPAVMFIFGVVGNLVAIVVLCKSRKEQKETTFYTLVCGLAVTDLLGTLLVSPVTIATYLKGQWPGGHALCEYSTFILLFFGLSGLSIICAMSIERYLAINHAYFYSHYVDKRLAGLTLFAVYASNVLFCALPSMGLGSSRLQYPATWCFIDWTTNVTAHAAFSYMYAGFSSFLILATVLCNVLVCGALLRMHRQFMRRTSLGTEQQHHAAAAAVALAPTACRAPPAASSPALPRLSDFRRRRSFRRIAGAEIQMVILLIATSLVVLICSIPLVVRVFVNQLYRPQLEPVISKNPDLQAIRIASVNPILDPWIYILLRKTVLSKAIEKIKCLFCRIGGSRRERSGPHCSDSRRTSSAVSGHSRSFLSRELKEISSTSQTLLYTPELSENGLGGGRNLLPGVPGVGLNQIDSTSLRTLRISETSDSSQGQDSESFLLVDEVGGSCRAGPAPKGSSLQVTFPSETLNLSEKCI, from the exons ATGACCGCCCCTGGGACCAATGCATCATCCTCCCAGGCCTCCAACCCACTGAACAGCCCAGTGACCATCCCGGCGGTGATGTTCATCTTCGGGGTGGTGGGCAACCTGGTGGCCATCGTGGTGCTCTGTAAGTCGCGCAAAGAGCAGAAGGAGACGACTTTCTACACACTGGTATGCGGGCTGGCGGTCACCGACCTGCTGGGCACGTTGCTGGTGAGCCCGGTGACCATCGCCACCTACTTGAAGGGCCAGTGGCCCGGGGGCCACGCGCTGTGCGAGTACAGCACCTTCATCCTCCTCTTCTTTGGCCTGTCGGGGCTCAGCATCATCTGTGCGATGAGTATTGAGCGCTACCTGGCCATCAACCACGCCTACTTCTACAGCCACTACGTGGACAAGCGGCTGGCGGGGCTCACGCTCTTCGCGGTCTACGCGTCCAACGTGCTCTTCTGCGCGCTGCCCAGCATGGGCCTGGGCAGTTCGCGGCTGCAGTACCCGGCCACCTGGTGCTTCATCGACTGGACCACCAACGTGACAGCGCACGCCGCCTTCTCCTACATGTATGCGGGCTTCAGTTCCTTCCTCATCCTCGCCACCGTGCTCTGCAACGTGCTCGTGTGCGGCGCGCTGCTCCGCATGCACCGCCAGTTCATGCGCCGCACCTCGCTGGGCACCGAGCAGCAGCACcacgcggccgccgccgccgtcgcCTTGGCCCCAACAGCCTGCCGGGCTCCCCCGGccgcctcctccccagccctgccgCGCCTCAGCGACTTTCGCCGCCGCCGGAGCTTCCGCCGCATCGCGGGCGCCGAGATCCAGATGGTCATCTTACTCATCGCCACCTCTCTGGTGGTGCTCATCTGCTCCATCCCGCTTGTG GTGCGGGTGTTCGTCAACCAGTTATACCGGCCACAACTGGAGCCAGTCATCAGCAAAAACCCGGATTTGCAGGCCATCCGAATTGCTTCCGTGAACCCCATCCTGGACCCCTGGATATACATCCTCCTGCGGAAGACAGTGCTCAGTAAAGCCATAGAGAAGATCAAATGCCTCTTCTGCCGCATCGGCGGGTCGCGCAGGGAGCGTTCGGGACCGCACTGCTCAGACAGCAGAAGGACGTCCTCCGCCGTGTCCGGCCACTCCCGCTCCTTCCTTTCCCGGgagctgaaggagatcagcagcACGTCGCAGACCCTCCTGTACACGCCAGAACTCAGTGAAAACGGCCTcgggggaggcaggaatctgCTGCCAGGTGTGCCCGGCGTGGGCCTGAACCAAATAGACAGCACGTCGCTTAGGACTCTGCGGATATCGGAGACCTCAGACTCCTCACAGGGGCAGGACTCGGAGAGCTTCTTACTGGTGGACGAGGTTGGCGGGAGCTGCAGGGCTGGGCCCGCCCCCAAGGGGAGCTCCCTGCAAGTCACGTTTCCCAGTGAAACGCTGAACTTATCAGAAAAATGTATATAG